A window of the Terriglobales bacterium genome harbors these coding sequences:
- a CDS encoding polysaccharide biosynthesis tyrosine autokinase: protein SGQIAIYRDNPTPLGFKDQVPTDSGSSDDWDYTVGLTTQSRVLQSDTLALMVIHNLQLDRNPHFAGYQPGARGNAGQVALTGSATDSARQTAMINAFESGLTVTMIPNTRLIELRYASTDPRLAADIVNALAQAYVENNRRTKYESTTQASDWLSKQLADLQVKVETSQQQLADYQREHGILGLDEKQNIITSKLDELNKDLTDAEADRIQKEAAYRQMENGSGQHAADDQLLQGLRQQEADVKSQLAQLTVQFGPAYPKVVELNSKLKEIQASIQAETHRSVGRAQNDYNVALQRERMLHGALDKQKQEANQLNESAIQYNILKKEADTNRQLYDDMLQKLKEAGIEAGLKATNVHIVDAARVPTSPSKPNIPRNLALGFLMGIMGGVVFAFVLELLDSTVRTPEQVQMISALPSLGIVPLSSGATRKGKAPPLLPGKSAVARGGVGLIAYSRPRSEIAEAYRALRTSILLSSLGAPPKVILVTSALPQEGKTTTSMNSAIVLAQKGGKVLLVDADLRRPGVHQTMGMSSRAGLSTLLTGSDKGENLIQTSRQLKNLFILPAGPTPPQPAELLGSDLMRSLLQRWREEYDHIVIDTPPALTVTDAVLLSPAVDAVILVIRSGRTPKDALRRARDLLAQVNARVMGVVVNAIDLQSPDMYYYYYGAKHGGHYYDENAAR, encoded by the coding sequence CAGCGGGCAGATCGCCATCTATCGCGACAACCCGACGCCCCTGGGCTTCAAGGACCAGGTGCCCACCGACAGCGGCAGCTCCGACGATTGGGATTACACGGTGGGGCTGACCACGCAGTCGCGCGTGCTGCAGAGCGACACGCTGGCGCTGATGGTGATCCACAACCTGCAACTGGACCGCAATCCGCACTTCGCCGGCTACCAGCCGGGGGCGCGGGGGAACGCGGGGCAGGTGGCGCTGACCGGGTCGGCCACGGATTCGGCGCGGCAGACCGCGATGATCAACGCCTTCGAGTCGGGGTTGACGGTGACCATGATCCCCAACACCCGCCTCATCGAGCTGCGCTACGCCAGCACCGATCCCCGGCTGGCCGCCGACATCGTCAACGCCCTGGCCCAGGCTTACGTGGAGAACAACCGCCGCACCAAGTACGAGTCCACCACCCAGGCCTCCGACTGGCTCTCCAAGCAACTGGCCGACCTGCAGGTCAAGGTGGAGACCTCGCAGCAGCAGCTGGCCGACTACCAGCGCGAGCACGGCATCCTGGGCCTGGACGAGAAGCAGAACATCATCACTTCCAAGCTGGACGAGCTGAACAAGGACCTCACCGACGCGGAGGCCGACCGCATCCAGAAGGAAGCCGCCTACCGCCAGATGGAGAACGGCTCCGGCCAGCATGCCGCCGATGACCAGTTGCTGCAGGGATTGCGCCAGCAGGAAGCCGACGTGAAAAGCCAGTTGGCGCAGTTGACGGTGCAGTTCGGTCCCGCCTACCCCAAGGTGGTCGAACTCAACAGCAAGCTGAAGGAGATCCAGGCTTCCATCCAGGCGGAGACCCACCGCAGCGTGGGCCGCGCCCAGAACGACTACAACGTGGCCCTGCAGCGCGAGCGCATGCTGCACGGCGCACTCGACAAGCAGAAGCAGGAAGCCAACCAGCTCAACGAGAGCGCCATCCAGTACAACATCCTCAAGAAAGAGGCCGACACCAACCGCCAGCTCTACGACGACATGCTGCAGAAGCTGAAGGAGGCGGGCATCGAGGCGGGCCTGAAGGCCACCAACGTCCACATCGTGGATGCGGCGCGCGTTCCCACTTCGCCCTCCAAGCCCAACATCCCGCGCAACCTGGCGTTGGGCTTCTTGATGGGCATCATGGGCGGCGTGGTCTTCGCCTTCGTGCTGGAGCTCCTGGACAGCACCGTGCGCACGCCCGAGCAGGTGCAGATGATCTCGGCGCTGCCCTCGCTGGGCATCGTTCCCCTGAGTTCGGGCGCGACCAGGAAGGGCAAGGCGCCGCCGCTGCTGCCGGGCAAGAGTGCGGTGGCGCGGGGCGGAGTCGGGTTGATCGCCTATTCGCGGCCGCGCTCGGAGATCGCCGAGGCCTATCGCGCCCTGCGCACTTCCATCCTGCTCTCTTCCCTGGGCGCGCCACCCAAGGTGATCCTGGTCACCAGCGCGCTGCCCCAGGAGGGCAAGACCACGACTTCGATGAACTCAGCCATCGTGCTGGCGCAGAAGGGCGGGAAGGTGTTGCTGGTGGACGCCGACCTGCGCCGCCCCGGCGTGCATCAGACCATGGGCATGAGTTCGCGCGCTGGCCTGAGCACCCTGCTCACCGGCAGCGACAAGGGCGAGAACCTCATCCAGACCTCGCGCCAGCTCAAGAACCTGTTCATCCTGCCCGCCGGACCCACCCCGCCCCAGCCCGCCGAACTGCTGGGCTCCGACCTGATGCGCAGCCTGCTGCAGCGCTGGCGCGAGGAGTACGACCACATCGTCATCGACACCCCGCCCGCGCTCACCGTGACCGACGCCGTGCTGCTCTCGCCGGCCGTGGACGCGGTGATCCTGGTGATCCGCTCCGGCCGCACCCCCAAGGACGCGTTGCGCCGCGCCCGCGACCTGCTGGCCCAGGTCAACGCCCGGGTGATGGGAGTGGTAGTCAACGCCATCGATCTCCAGTCCCCGGATATGTACTACTACTATTACGGGGCCAAGCACGGCGGACATTACTACGATGAGAACGCGGCGCGCTGA